From Sphingobium sp. RAC03, a single genomic window includes:
- a CDS encoding spermidine synthase, producing MPLHAAPYAADSSHPIEVIDIAEIPGGGQLRLLKSGADFSIQFGSEELMGSCDHVSEEALARLTCERLADCDGQVLIGGLGMGFTLGAALDAWSPRAGIIVAELVPKIVEWARGPLAHVFADRLSDPRVTIDVADVHDVIAAASDRFDAILLDVDNGPDGLIQAENERLYCNWGLRSAYGALRSGGVLAIWSAYPARGFDRRLERAGFAVEAVRVPAYAGSTDDDHHIWFARKVA from the coding sequence CTGCCTTTACATGCCGCCCCTTATGCGGCGGACTCTTCCCATCCGATCGAAGTCATCGATATCGCCGAGATTCCTGGCGGCGGACAGTTGCGGCTGCTGAAAAGCGGCGCTGATTTTTCGATCCAGTTCGGGTCGGAAGAATTGATGGGCAGTTGCGACCATGTGTCGGAAGAGGCGCTGGCACGGCTGACGTGCGAGCGGCTGGCAGACTGCGATGGGCAGGTGCTGATCGGGGGCCTTGGTATGGGCTTTACGCTGGGCGCGGCGCTGGACGCCTGGTCGCCGCGCGCGGGCATTATCGTGGCGGAACTGGTGCCCAAGATCGTGGAGTGGGCCAGGGGACCGTTGGCGCATGTCTTTGCCGATCGTCTGTCCGACCCGCGCGTCACGATCGACGTCGCCGATGTGCATGATGTGATTGCGGCGGCCAGCGATCGGTTCGACGCGATCCTGCTGGATGTCGATAATGGCCCTGACGGGTTGATCCAGGCCGAAAATGAGCGGTTGTATTGCAATTGGGGGCTGCGCTCCGCTTATGGCGCGCTGCGATCCGGGGGCGTGCTGGCGATCTGGTCGGCCTATCCGGCGCGGGGCTTTGACCGGAGGCTTGAACGGGCGGGCTTTGCCGTCGAGGCGGTGCGGGTGCCCGCTTATGCTGGTAGCACCGACGATGATCATCATATCTGGTTTGCGAGGAAGGTGGCCTAG
- a CDS encoding PAS domain-containing protein, with protein MDTLWGLDVANDRDDVDHSEDAAIDAPLMVVSDERRMQVRAYNYWASLLGDRALPSIEDLAPEELDDFGPYSILLDFSTGLENPSVVYLGTALRQECEIEGSITYIDDVPARSLVSRLTDHYLQIIANAAPIGFEAEFVNQRGSDILYRGILMPFSSDDETIDFVFGVINWKELANAQMRAALEEEVGDALRTAPLPGPTTAIWADGPTQAETPSPAHAPDDDEILDLSGMEAPDEAAPLADWLAIARDGAERVRVSEARSHAALYRAIGLAYDFALVAKARPDDYATLLADHGLKVQARSPMTAIIKLVFGGTYDKTRITEYATALDHGWATGLGVGSLADYLASYTGGLKALVRDERALRRAEAPPRPDRRHKARTAMKAASALAPDAIATDADGLAVVIARREADGSLALVAALPQDSDLGQKVILAAAR; from the coding sequence ATGGACACTCTATGGGGACTCGATGTCGCCAACGACCGGGACGACGTCGACCATAGCGAAGACGCCGCGATCGACGCGCCGCTGATGGTGGTGTCCGACGAACGGCGGATGCAGGTGCGGGCCTATAATTATTGGGCCTCGCTGCTGGGCGACCGCGCCTTGCCCTCGATCGAGGATCTCGCACCTGAAGAACTGGACGATTTCGGCCCCTACAGCATCCTGCTCGATTTCAGCACGGGTCTCGAAAACCCTTCGGTCGTGTATCTCGGCACCGCGTTGCGGCAGGAATGCGAGATCGAAGGATCGATCACCTATATCGATGACGTGCCCGCCCGCTCGCTCGTGTCGCGGCTGACCGACCATTATCTCCAGATCATCGCCAATGCCGCGCCGATCGGCTTCGAGGCCGAATTCGTCAATCAGCGCGGATCGGACATATTGTATCGTGGCATATTGATGCCCTTCTCGTCGGATGACGAGACGATCGATTTCGTGTTCGGCGTGATCAACTGGAAGGAATTGGCCAACGCCCAGATGCGCGCCGCGCTGGAAGAGGAAGTGGGCGACGCCCTGCGCACCGCGCCGCTGCCCGGCCCGACGACCGCAATCTGGGCCGATGGCCCGACCCAAGCGGAAACGCCCTCTCCCGCGCACGCGCCGGATGACGACGAAATTCTCGACCTGTCCGGCATGGAAGCGCCCGACGAAGCAGCCCCGCTCGCCGACTGGCTGGCGATCGCCCGCGACGGCGCGGAACGGGTGCGCGTCAGCGAGGCGCGCAGCCATGCCGCCCTCTACCGCGCCATCGGCCTCGCTTATGATTTCGCGCTGGTGGCAAAGGCCCGCCCGGACGATTATGCCACTTTGCTGGCCGACCACGGCCTCAAGGTGCAGGCGCGCAGCCCGATGACCGCGATCATCAAGCTCGTCTTCGGCGGCACCTATGACAAGACGCGGATCACCGAATATGCGACCGCGCTCGACCATGGCTGGGCGACGGGCCTGGGCGTCGGATCGCTCGCCGATTATCTCGCCAGCTACACTGGCGGCCTCAAGGCGCTGGTCCGCGACGAACGTGCGCTGCGCCGCGCCGAAGCCCCGCCCCGCCCCGACCGCCGCCACAAGGCCCGCACCGCCATGAAGGCCGCCAGCGCGCTCGCGCCTGATGCCATCGCCACCGATGCCGATGGCCTGGCCGTCGTCATCGCCCGGCGCGAGGCGGACGGATCGCTTGCTTTGGTCGCAGCGCTGCCGCAAGATTCGGACCTGGGGCAGAAGGTGATCCTCGCCGCTGCCCGTTGA
- a CDS encoding DUF4198 domain-containing protein, whose protein sequence is MKATYLIAGALAALMLPATAQAHRQWMLPSSTTLSGDDSWVTVDAAISNDVFYFEHFPMATDGIAVTEPDGSTGRIENAAKGRYRSTFDVHLTKPGTYRIANVSTGVMGSYMLNGKQERLPRGTTKDKLASVIPAGATDVQTAEMSNRNEIFVTLGAPTTTIFKPTGTGIEMVPVTHPNDLVSGEAATFQFLLDGKPAADLKVTVIPGGIRYRDALGQMDLTADKDGKVVVTWPQPGMYWVNASIGGGREGGPGGMAGPGGMGGPGAGAPGAAPTPPTRPAGPPQRRAAYVSTLEVLAP, encoded by the coding sequence ATGAAAGCCACATATCTGATCGCGGGCGCGCTTGCCGCCCTGATGCTGCCCGCCACCGCGCAGGCCCATCGCCAATGGATGCTGCCATCCTCCACAACCCTGTCGGGCGACGACAGCTGGGTGACGGTGGACGCCGCCATCTCCAATGACGTTTTCTACTTTGAACATTTCCCCATGGCGACCGACGGCATCGCCGTCACCGAACCGGACGGCAGCACCGGTAGAATCGAGAACGCCGCCAAGGGTCGCTATCGCTCGACCTTCGACGTGCATCTGACCAAGCCCGGCACCTATCGCATCGCCAATGTCTCGACCGGCGTGATGGGCAGCTATATGCTGAACGGCAAGCAGGAACGCCTCCCGCGCGGCACGACCAAGGATAAGCTGGCCAGCGTCATCCCCGCAGGGGCAACCGATGTGCAGACCGCCGAGATGTCCAACCGCAACGAGATTTTCGTGACATTGGGCGCGCCGACCACGACCATCTTCAAACCCACCGGCACCGGCATCGAAATGGTCCCCGTCACCCATCCCAATGATCTGGTGTCGGGCGAAGCGGCGACCTTCCAGTTCCTGCTCGACGGCAAGCCTGCGGCCGACCTCAAGGTCACCGTCATCCCCGGCGGCATCCGCTATCGCGACGCGCTGGGCCAGATGGACCTGACCGCCGACAAGGATGGCAAGGTCGTCGTCACCTGGCCACAGCCCGGCATGTATTGGGTGAACGCGAGCATCGGCGGCGGGCGCGAAGGCGGCCCCGGTGGCATGGCTGGCCCCGGCGGGATGGGCGGTCCAGGCGCAGGCGCTCCCGGCGCAGCGCCCACCCCCCCGACGCGTCCGGCTGGCCCACCCCAGCGCCGCGCCGCCTATGTGTCCACGCTCGAAGTGCTGGCCCCCTGA
- a CDS encoding MlaA family lipoprotein has protein sequence MLLSGVAAGMMLIGTQAGAAPQLPVEPVVETAPATPPAQAEDEVQDIVVTGDRAPPKGDPLEEINAQSFEAVQAVDKNVVGPMAKAYNKGLPRPARKGLRNFFSNLQEPVVFAAYLLQLKPGKAAETAGRFAINSTLGFVGLFDVAKRKPFHLPYRPNGLANTLGFYGVGPGPYMYLPVIGPTTLRDLVGYGVDGIVTPFVLGKPFNQAAYVIPANILRQLGERAAFDERITDIRAQEDPYGTYRDLYLKQRKAEIEALHGRVSEEPVVPMYGPGLGIPGKAKDASAVPDSAPLPETAPE, from the coding sequence ATGCTGCTGTCGGGCGTTGCCGCAGGAATGATGTTGATCGGGACGCAGGCCGGGGCTGCGCCGCAATTGCCGGTCGAGCCGGTGGTGGAAACGGCACCGGCCACGCCGCCTGCACAGGCGGAGGATGAGGTTCAGGACATCGTCGTGACCGGCGACCGCGCGCCGCCCAAGGGGGATCCGCTGGAAGAGATCAACGCCCAGAGCTTCGAGGCGGTGCAGGCGGTGGACAAGAATGTCGTCGGCCCGATGGCCAAGGCCTATAATAAGGGCCTGCCGCGACCGGCGCGCAAGGGATTGCGCAACTTCTTCTCCAACCTGCAGGAGCCGGTGGTGTTTGCGGCCTATCTGCTGCAGCTCAAGCCCGGCAAGGCGGCGGAGACGGCGGGGCGGTTCGCGATCAATTCGACGCTGGGCTTTGTCGGCCTGTTCGACGTGGCCAAGCGCAAGCCCTTCCATCTGCCCTATCGGCCCAATGGCCTGGCGAATACGCTGGGCTTTTACGGGGTCGGGCCGGGGCCGTATATGTATTTGCCGGTGATCGGGCCGACGACGCTGCGCGATCTCGTCGGCTATGGCGTCGATGGCATCGTGACGCCCTTCGTCCTGGGCAAGCCGTTCAACCAGGCGGCCTATGTGATTCCCGCCAACATCCTGCGTCAATTGGGGGAACGGGCCGCGTTCGACGAGCGGATCACCGATATCCGAGCGCAGGAAGACCCTTATGGCACCTATCGCGACCTGTATCTCAAGCAGCGCAAGGCGGAGATCGAGGCGTTGCACGGGCGCGTGAGCGAGGAGCCGGTCGTGCCGATGTACGGGCCGGGCCTGGGCATACCGGGCAAGGCCAAGGATGCCAGTGCGGTGCCCGATAGCGCGCCGCTGCCGGAAACCGCTCCGGAATGA
- a CDS encoding DUF2271 domain-containing protein, with amino-acid sequence MQIRYRLALTGTAALGAVGTLAAPATAQTLNLSVAIPRLSVAEYHRPYVAIWIEKEGATPRSLSVWYDYDMKNGEGAKWLRDVRQWWRASGRALKLPADGVSGATKAPGAHKVSFTAGKGPLGALGPGNYTLFIEAAREVGGREVVRLPFAWPPKPGATVKAQGSTELGAVALTFGK; translated from the coding sequence ATGCAGATCCGCTACCGCCTGGCCCTGACCGGCACGGCTGCGCTCGGCGCGGTGGGCACGCTCGCCGCACCCGCCACCGCGCAAACGCTGAACCTCTCGGTCGCCATCCCGCGCCTCTCGGTCGCCGAATATCACCGCCCCTATGTCGCCATCTGGATCGAAAAGGAGGGCGCAACCCCTCGCAGCCTGTCGGTCTGGTATGATTATGACATGAAGAATGGCGAGGGCGCCAAATGGCTGCGCGATGTGCGCCAATGGTGGCGCGCCTCCGGCCGTGCGCTGAAACTCCCCGCCGATGGCGTCTCCGGCGCGACCAAGGCACCCGGCGCACACAAAGTCAGCTTCACCGCAGGCAAAGGCCCGCTGGGCGCGCTTGGCCCCGGCAACTACACGCTCTTCATCGAGGCCGCGCGCGAAGTCGGTGGCCGCGAAGTCGTCCGCCTACCCTTCGCCTGGCCGCCAAAGCCCGGCGCGACCGTCAAGGCGCAGGGCAGCACTGAACTGGGCGCCGTCGCCCTCACCTTCGGCAAATAA
- a CDS encoding PepSY-associated TM helix domain-containing protein, producing MHGTARIPSQKKKSAKAFWLKQLHTWHWVSSAISLIGLLLFAFTGITLNHAADIEGSPQTVEKAATLPANLRAQIAPDDQPDTKKPLPAPVAAWIEQAVGQRGTGEAEWSADEIYLALPRPGGDGWVSIDRADGTVTSEATSRGWISYLNDLHKGRNAGTVWKWFIDIFSVACFLFALTGLVLLQLHAKKRPSTWPLVAAGLALPAILAIIFIH from the coding sequence ATGCACGGAACCGCCCGCATCCCTTCGCAAAAGAAAAAGAGCGCCAAGGCGTTCTGGCTCAAACAATTGCACACCTGGCATTGGGTCAGCTCGGCGATCAGCCTCATCGGCCTGCTTCTCTTCGCCTTCACCGGCATCACGCTCAACCATGCCGCCGATATCGAGGGATCGCCGCAAACCGTCGAAAAAGCGGCGACCCTGCCCGCCAACCTGCGCGCCCAGATCGCCCCCGACGATCAGCCCGATACCAAGAAACCCCTGCCCGCCCCCGTCGCCGCCTGGATCGAACAGGCCGTGGGCCAGCGTGGCACCGGCGAGGCCGAATGGTCCGCCGACGAAATCTACCTAGCCTTGCCCCGCCCCGGCGGCGACGGCTGGGTCTCGATCGACCGCGCCGACGGCACCGTCACCAGCGAAGCGACCAGCCGCGGCTGGATCAGCTACCTCAATGACCTGCATAAGGGGCGCAATGCCGGAACCGTGTGGAAGTGGTTCATCGACATTTTCTCGGTCGCCTGCTTCCTCTTCGCCCTGACCGGCCTCGTCCTGCTCCAGCTTCACGCCAAGAAGCGGCCTTCCACCTGGCCGCTGGTCGCCGCGGGCCTCGCTCTGCCCGCCATCCTCGCCATCATCTTCATTCATTAA
- a CDS encoding DUF6481 family protein, producing MRGYREPGFQDRVAAAKDAKTKALEKLKAKPPVDEAEQAEKLANRLAKEAAARERREAKLREREEAEAARKAEREAAAEAALPPPAMTEAERKAARDARYAARKARK from the coding sequence ATGCGAGGATATAGAGAACCCGGTTTTCAGGACAGGGTCGCCGCGGCCAAGGATGCCAAGACGAAGGCGCTGGAAAAGCTGAAGGCCAAGCCACCGGTCGATGAAGCCGAGCAGGCCGAAAAGCTGGCGAATCGCCTGGCCAAGGAAGCGGCTGCGCGCGAACGGCGTGAAGCCAAGCTGCGCGAGAGAGAAGAAGCCGAGGCCGCGCGCAAGGCCGAGCGCGAGGCGGCAGCCGAGGCTGCGCTGCCGCCGCCAGCCATGACGGAAGCCGAACGCAAGGCGGCGCGCGATGCCCGCTATGCGGCGCGCAAGGCCCGCAAATAA
- a CDS encoding NAD-glutamate dehydrogenase produces MTTLADAKIKEVDTGIREALETALARGALPGEREGFDEAALAAAAMFVGRTANGRQAGQPAIAIETLGEGANGRFMRIALINDDMPFLVDSIANALAAADITIHRLLHPVLSITRNSEGALAAILDDDAPGARRESMIYIEADRADAKARRALEKALAETLADVRAAVADWAPMQAAMQADADAVPDEEGAALLRWFLARHFTLTGHEIIHRDGSSHASLGICTRHDKPLIAPASLDAAFAWFEEGKRNPLIIKSNRLSRVHRLVLLDLVIVPVREGKEVKALSIHAGMWTSSGLTATPDKVPVLRSALSALMDKFDFDPQGHAGKTLVHALTTLPHDILIGFDRDTLERLALTFMSLTDRPRPKLALASSPLARHLYAFVWLPRDEVSTARRFSVQEMLSMAANAPVLSWSIALEEGGLALLRITLDLREGGIIPDDVLLDRQLKQMVRGWAPAVEEALAKTEDAGRAAALAQRYAGGFPMVYRNGAGPDEAAIDIRLIHGLSGPGDKSIRIYRNPEDCAERLRLKLYSHHGIALSEVVPAFENFGFRVIEEMTTALDGGRLGNVQRFVLELPAGGDAQAVVDRATIVTEAIAQVLEGRAENDRFNELIVTAALAPRSVVLFRALFRYLRQTGMAYGMATFAETLRRAQGVTASLASLFQALHDPVGREGAEERIAAAQAEIDAGLEAVTAIDEDRVLRLLRAVINATLRTNFYSDAATEALAFKLDSAQIPGLPAPLPWREIWVYSPRVEGIHLRAGPVARGGLRWSDRRDDFRTEILGLMKAQRVKNAVIVPTGAKGGFYPKHLPNPQVDRDAWLAEGTESYRIFIRALLSVTDNIVNDHVRHPAKVVVRDGDDPYFVVAADKGTATFSDVANAIALDRKFWLGDAFASGGSNGYDHKAMGITARGAWLSVQRHFAEMGVDVQSESVTVVGCGDMSGDVFGNGMLLSKAIKLVAAFDHRHIFFDPTPDPAKSWEERNRMFQLPRSSWEDYDKALISPGGGVFSRALKRIPLTPEIQQILGVTETEMEPGALISAILKAPADLLWFGGIGTYVKSAAQSHGDVGDPANDRLRVNAEQLRVKVLGEGANLGITQAGRIAFSLHGGRINTDFIDNSAGVDCSDNEVNIKIALNKEMAEGRLSFDARNSLLESMTDAVGDLVLEDNRLQALGLSIAESGGAADLASYVRLIETFEESGRLDRAVEGLAANDQLLRRGQDGQGFTRPELAVLLSTAKLALQDAIEHGDLATDPSMGAELMAAFPAAMQDKEADAIAAHALRKEIIATKVANRIINRLGIIHPFELAEEEGCSLADLASAFLIAERLYDIRALWADIDAAHMSEDARLALFGDIANGMRAQIADILRSVPAGTLPAAGHDLLAKGVGTLAVQVDDLLTSEAQRRTNAVTDRLLGLGAPEALAHRAAGLFKLDGAVGIAALAGRMGVDEVELTRAFTHLGEAVGIDWVQSAAARMEPTDPWERLLISGVARDMQQVRLDFLAQCTANCDASDVAAHVENWLQKKGDRVRQFRTLVQRAKAAASPNVAMLAEIAGQARGLLGR; encoded by the coding sequence ATGACGACGCTGGCTGACGCGAAGATCAAGGAAGTTGATACGGGCATCCGTGAGGCGCTGGAAACGGCGCTGGCGCGTGGCGCGCTGCCGGGCGAGCGGGAAGGGTTCGACGAAGCGGCGCTGGCCGCCGCCGCGATGTTCGTGGGCCGCACCGCCAATGGGCGTCAGGCGGGACAACCCGCCATCGCCATCGAAACGCTGGGCGAAGGCGCCAATGGCCGCTTCATGCGGATCGCGCTGATCAACGACGATATGCCGTTCCTGGTCGATTCGATCGCCAATGCGCTGGCCGCTGCCGACATCACCATCCACCGGCTGCTCCATCCCGTCCTGTCGATCACCCGCAACAGCGAAGGCGCGCTCGCCGCGATCCTGGATGATGACGCGCCCGGCGCCCGCCGCGAATCGATGATCTATATCGAGGCCGACCGGGCCGACGCGAAGGCACGCCGCGCGCTCGAAAAGGCGCTGGCCGAAACGCTGGCCGACGTGCGCGCCGCCGTCGCCGACTGGGCGCCGATGCAGGCGGCGATGCAGGCCGATGCCGACGCCGTCCCCGATGAGGAAGGCGCGGCGCTGCTGCGCTGGTTCCTCGCGCGCCATTTCACCCTGACGGGTCACGAAATCATCCATCGCGACGGCAGCAGCCATGCCTCGCTCGGCATCTGCACCCGGCATGACAAGCCGCTGATCGCCCCCGCCTCGCTCGACGCCGCCTTCGCCTGGTTCGAGGAAGGCAAGCGCAACCCGCTCATCATCAAGTCCAACCGCCTGTCGCGCGTGCATCGCCTGGTGCTGCTCGATCTCGTCATCGTGCCGGTGCGGGAGGGCAAGGAGGTCAAGGCGCTCTCCATCCATGCCGGCATGTGGACCAGTTCGGGCCTGACGGCGACGCCGGACAAGGTGCCGGTGCTGCGCTCGGCGCTGTCCGCGCTGATGGACAAGTTCGATTTCGATCCGCAGGGTCATGCCGGCAAGACGCTGGTCCATGCCCTGACCACCCTGCCCCACGACATTCTGATCGGCTTCGATCGCGACACGCTGGAGCGGCTGGCGCTGACCTTCATGTCGCTGACCGACCGGCCACGGCCCAAGCTCGCGCTGGCGAGCAGCCCGCTCGCCCGCCATCTCTACGCCTTCGTCTGGCTGCCGCGCGACGAAGTGTCGACCGCACGCCGCTTCTCGGTGCAGGAAATGCTCTCCATGGCCGCCAATGCGCCGGTGCTGAGCTGGTCGATCGCGCTGGAAGAGGGCGGCCTCGCTCTGCTGCGCATCACGCTCGACCTGCGCGAAGGCGGGATCATTCCCGACGACGTCCTGCTCGACCGCCAGTTGAAGCAGATGGTGCGCGGCTGGGCACCCGCCGTCGAGGAAGCCTTGGCCAAGACCGAAGATGCCGGCCGCGCCGCGGCGCTGGCGCAACGCTATGCCGGTGGCTTCCCGATGGTCTATCGCAATGGCGCAGGGCCGGATGAGGCGGCGATCGATATTCGCCTGATCCACGGCCTGTCGGGGCCGGGCGACAAGTCGATCCGCATCTATCGCAATCCCGAAGATTGCGCCGAACGGCTGCGGCTCAAACTCTACAGCCATCATGGCATTGCGCTGTCCGAAGTCGTGCCCGCCTTCGAGAATTTCGGGTTCCGCGTGATCGAGGAAATGACGACCGCGCTGGATGGCGGCAGGCTGGGCAATGTCCAGCGCTTCGTGCTGGAACTGCCCGCGGGCGGTGATGCGCAGGCCGTCGTTGACCGTGCCACCATCGTCACCGAAGCCATCGCCCAAGTGCTGGAAGGGCGCGCGGAAAATGATCGGTTCAACGAACTGATCGTCACCGCCGCGCTCGCCCCCCGCTCGGTCGTCCTGTTCCGCGCGCTGTTCCGCTACCTGCGCCAGACCGGCATGGCCTATGGCATGGCGACCTTCGCCGAAACGCTGCGCCGGGCGCAAGGCGTCACCGCCAGCCTCGCCAGCCTGTTCCAGGCGCTGCACGATCCAGTCGGCCGCGAAGGCGCGGAAGAACGGATTGCCGCGGCCCAGGCAGAGATCGACGCGGGTCTCGAAGCCGTCACCGCGATCGACGAGGATCGCGTGCTGCGCCTGCTGCGCGCCGTCATCAACGCGACGCTGCGCACCAATTTCTACAGCGACGCCGCCACCGAAGCGCTGGCGTTCAAGCTCGACAGCGCCCAGATTCCCGGCCTCCCCGCCCCGCTGCCGTGGCGCGAAATCTGGGTCTATTCGCCGCGCGTCGAGGGCATCCATCTGCGCGCGGGTCCGGTTGCGCGCGGCGGGCTACGCTGGTCCGACCGACGCGACGATTTCCGCACCGAGATATTGGGGCTGATGAAGGCGCAGCGCGTCAAAAATGCCGTCATCGTGCCAACGGGCGCAAAGGGCGGCTTCTACCCCAAACATCTGCCCAACCCGCAGGTCGATCGCGACGCCTGGCTCGCCGAAGGCACCGAAAGCTACCGCATCTTCATTCGCGCGCTGCTGTCGGTCACCGACAATATCGTGAATGACCATGTGCGGCACCCGGCCAAGGTGGTCGTGCGCGATGGCGACGATCCCTATTTCGTCGTCGCGGCCGACAAGGGCACGGCGACCTTCTCCGACGTCGCCAACGCGATCGCGCTCGATCGCAAATTCTGGCTCGGCGACGCGTTCGCCAGCGGCGGCTCCAACGGCTACGACCATAAGGCGATGGGCATCACCGCGCGCGGCGCATGGCTCTCGGTCCAGCGCCACTTCGCCGAAATGGGCGTCGATGTGCAAAGCGAGTCCGTCACCGTCGTCGGTTGCGGCGACATGTCGGGCGACGTGTTCGGCAACGGGATGCTGCTGTCCAAGGCGATCAAGTTGGTCGCCGCCTTCGACCATCGTCACATCTTCTTCGACCCCACGCCCGATCCCGCCAAAAGCTGGGAAGAGCGCAACCGGATGTTCCAACTGCCCCGATCGAGCTGGGAGGATTATGACAAGGCGCTCATTTCGCCGGGCGGCGGCGTCTTCTCCCGCGCGCTCAAGCGCATTCCGCTGACACCGGAAATCCAGCAGATTTTGGGCGTGACCGAAACCGAGATGGAACCGGGCGCGCTCATCTCCGCGATCCTCAAGGCCCCCGCCGACCTGCTCTGGTTCGGCGGCATCGGCACCTATGTCAAATCCGCGGCGCAAAGCCATGGCGATGTCGGCGACCCGGCCAATGACCGGCTGCGCGTCAATGCCGAACAATTGCGGGTCAAGGTGCTGGGCGAAGGCGCGAACCTTGGCATCACCCAGGCGGGCCGCATTGCCTTCTCGCTGCATGGCGGCCGCATCAACACCGACTTCATCGACAATAGCGCAGGCGTCGATTGCTCGGATAATGAGGTCAACATCAAGATCGCGCTGAACAAGGAAATGGCCGAAGGCCGCTTGTCCTTCGACGCGCGCAACAGCTTGCTCGAAAGCATGACCGACGCGGTCGGCGACCTGGTGCTGGAGGATAACCGCCTGCAGGCGCTTGGCCTGTCGATCGCCGAAAGCGGCGGCGCGGCAGACCTTGCCAGCTATGTCCGGCTGATCGAGACCTTTGAGGAATCGGGGCGGCTCGACCGCGCCGTCGAGGGGCTGGCCGCCAACGACCAGTTGCTGCGGCGCGGCCAGGATGGCCAGGGCTTCACCCGCCCCGAACTCGCGGTCCTGCTCTCCACCGCCAAGCTCGCGCTGCAGGATGCGATCGAACATGGCGACCTCGCCACCGATCCCAGCATGGGGGCCGAACTTATGGCCGCCTTCCCCGCCGCGATGCAGGACAAGGAGGCGGACGCCATAGCCGCCCATGCCCTGCGCAAGGAGATCATCGCCACCAAGGTCGCCAACCGCATCATCAACCGCCTCGGCATCATCCACCCGTTCGAACTGGCGGAAGAAGAAGGCTGCTCGCTCGCCGACCTCGCCAGCGCCTTCCTGATCGCCGAGCGGCTCTATGACATCCGCGCGCTATGGGCGGATATCGACGCGGCCCATATGTCGGAAGATGCCCGCCTCGCCTTGTTCGGCGACATCGCCAACGGCATGCGCGCCCAGATCGCCGACATCTTGCGCAGCGTGCCCGCAGGCACCCTGCCCGCGGCCGGGCACGATCTGTTGGCAAAGGGTGTCGGCACGCTGGCCGTGCAGGTCGACGACCTGCTGACCAGCGAAGCTCAGCGCCGCACCAATGCCGTGACCGATCGCCTGCTCGGCCTTGGCGCACCCGAAGCGCTGGCCCATCGCGCCGCTGGCCTGTTCAAGCTTGACGGTGCTGTCGGCATCGCGGCCTTGGCCGGCCGGATGGGCGTCGATGAAGTCGAACTGACCCGCGCCTTCACCCATCTGGGCGAAGCGGTCGGCATCGACTGGGTCCAGTCCGCCGCCGCGCGGATGGAACCGACCGACCCGTGGGAACGGCTGCTCATCTCCGGCGTCGCCCGCGATATGCAGCAGGTGCGGCTCGACTTCCTGGCGCAATGCACGGCAAATTGCGATGCCAGCGACGTTGCCGCCCATGTCGAAAACTGGTTGCAGAAGAAGGGCGACCGCGTCCGCCAGTTCCGCACCCTGGTCCAGCGCGCCAAGGCCGCCGCCAGCCCCAATGTCGCGATGCTCGCGGAGATTGCGGGCCAGGCGCGCGGCCTACTGGGGCGCTAA
- a CDS encoding FAD:protein FMN transferase: MGTSWSAHIVDPPAGCTAAIEAVLARIIAQMSNWEPDSALSRFNRAPIGTWMPLPADMLTVLRAGLAMARLSDGAFDPAIGHQVDRWGFGPAILPRPDDAPSTPPWQAIEIDGDQARRLAPVALDFSGIAKGFAVDAVAARLRAMGLANFLIEIGGELRGEGIKPDIQPWWVDVESPPDLTIPVLRVALSGLSVATSGDYRRYRLEDGRRLSHSIDPATGTPIATGVASVTVLHDSAMHADAWATAITILGPANGMALATRHALPARLILRTDTGAQEHMTPKLAAMLE, encoded by the coding sequence ATGGGCACCAGCTGGTCGGCGCATATCGTCGATCCGCCCGCTGGCTGCACGGCGGCAATCGAAGCGGTGCTGGCCCGCATCATCGCGCAGATGAGCAATTGGGAGCCGGACTCGGCCCTCAGCCGCTTTAACCGCGCCCCAATCGGCACATGGATGCCGCTGCCCGCCGACATGCTGACCGTCCTGCGCGCAGGCCTCGCCATGGCCCGGCTGTCGGACGGCGCATTCGATCCCGCCATCGGCCATCAGGTCGACCGATGGGGCTTCGGCCCCGCCATCCTCCCCCGCCCGGACGATGCGCCATCGACACCGCCCTGGCAGGCGATCGAGATCGACGGCGATCAGGCCCGCCGCCTTGCGCCCGTAGCGCTCGACTTTTCCGGCATCGCCAAGGGCTTCGCCGTCGATGCCGTCGCCGCCCGCCTGCGCGCCATGGGCCTCGCCAACTTCCTCATCGAAATCGGCGGCGAATTGCGCGGCGAAGGCATCAAGCCCGACATCCAGCCCTGGTGGGTCGATGTCGAATCGCCCCCGGACCTGACTATCCCGGTCCTGCGCGTCGCCCTGTCCGGCCTGTCGGTCGCCACGTCGGGCGACTATCGCCGCTACCGCCTGGAAGATGGCCGCCGCCTCTCCCACAGCATCGACCCGGCCACCGGCACCCCCATCGCAACCGGCGTCGCCTCGGTCACCGTCCTGCACGACAGCGCGATGCACGCCGACGCCTGGGCCACCGCCATCACCATCCTCGGCCCCGCAAACGGCATGGCCCTCGCCACCCGCCACGCCCTCCCCGCCCGCCTGATCCTGCGCACCGACACCGGCGCGCAGGAACATATGACGCCGAAATTGGCGGCGATGCTGGAGTGA